One window of Trifolium pratense cultivar HEN17-A07 linkage group LG5, ARS_RC_1.1, whole genome shotgun sequence genomic DNA carries:
- the LOC123887528 gene encoding uncharacterized protein LOC123887528 yields the protein MEAEHVWRVGACNRNSTLNNDNNIFNGIMLRFRPIAPKPVTGNSSTTGELTPTNTASSLPGKRTKRKYVRIRRNNGYVKKNNCNKSPEKVVETTEDMNNVAAVVTLQLMPEKETPLAGDSWCKNVDLNLTVENIQILDNPNPNQDLEKENVRNFLDLIPTAEKVVVESWITVESVTGTCMSEEGERVSRCTDVEKMKILETDTCPCFVTDGYSRVFWVNDGYKKMVLNDVSKEIEVVVWLKVKESVAWCYSYPAFTCGVRLQYTWRNEKCLKMVPCDVWRLECGGFAWRLDVKAALSLGL from the coding sequence ATGGAAGCTGAACACGTGTGGCGCGTGGGAGCGTGTAACAGAAACTCTACTCTCAATAACGATAACAATATCTTCAACGGAATAATGCTCCGTTTTCGTCCGATCGCACCGAAGCCTGTCACCGGAAATTCATCCACCACCGGAGAACTAACTCCGACAAACACCGCATCATCACTTCCAGGTAAAAGAACTAAGAGAAAGTACGTTAGAATTCGTAGAAACAACGGTTACGTGAAAAAGAATAACTGTAATAAATCACCGGAAAAAGTTGTTGAAACTACCGAGGATATGAATAACGTAGCGGCGGTTGTTACTTTACAGTTGATGCCGGAAAAAGAAACTCCTCTCGCCGGTGATTCGTGGTGTAAAAACGTTGATCTTAATCTAACGGTTGAAAATATTCAGATCTTGGATAATCCAAATCCGAATCAAGATCTGGAAAAGGAAAACgttagaaattttttagatCTGATACCGACGGCGGAGAAAGTGGTGGTTGAGTCTTGGATAACGGTGGAGAGCGTGACAGGCACGTGCATGAGTGAAGAAGGAGAAAGAGTTTCACGTTGTACGGACGTTGAGAAAATGAAGATTCTAGAAACGGACACGTGTCCGTGTTTTGTAACAGACGGTTACAGTAGAGTTTTTTGGGTGAACGACGGTTACAAGAAGATGGTATTAAACGACGTGAGTAAAGAGATTGAAGTTGTCGTTTGGTTGAAGGTGAAGGAGAGTGTTGCATGGTGTTATTCTTACCCAGCGTTTACCTGTGGTGTGAGATTACAGTACACGTGGCGTAATGAAAAGTGTTTAAAAATGGTTCCTTGTGATGTTTGGAGATTAGAGTGTGGTGGGTTTGCATGGAGATTAGACGTTAAAGCTGCTCTTAGTTTGGGTCTTTGA